GATACTGCTGTTGGAGTTGTTGCAGATTTTCCCAACCTTGCTGCATCACAGATTCAGTGCGAAATACACCACAATACTGACTCATGCAATCTTGCAACGCTTGACGCAATGGATACATCCGCATCGTGCCAGATCGGTCTAATAAAGACTGGATTTGAGCTTTTGCTGCCTTAATATAGCGTTGTTCGTCTATTTCTGGAAGTTTACGATTTTGGACAAATTGAGCGATCGCCGCTCCAGTTCTTTTACCATATACCACGCATTCTAGTAAAGAATTACTTCCCAAGCGATTTGCCCCATGTACCGAGACGCAAGCCGCTTCCCCAGCCGCAAAGAAGCCATCTACTAACCCTGTAGCGCTAGTTTGCACCTGTCCGTCGGTATTCGTCGCAATTCCCCCCATCGAGTAATGAATCGTCGGGCGCACTGGTATTGGTTGATGTACTGCATCAATCCCCGTTAAGCGATGAGATTCTTCCCAAGCAAAGGGAATCCGACTCATTATTTTCTGTTCCCCTAGATGGCGCACATCTAAGTGGATAAATGGACCGCCAGCGCTACCGTCGGGGTGTATTCCCCTACCTGCGGCAATTTCTCTAGCGATCGCGCGAGAAGTAATATCTCTAGGAGCTAATTCCATCTTACTAGGGGCATAACTAGCCATGAAGCGTTCCCCATCACTATTAACTAAGTATGCGCCTTCACCCCGTACCGCTTCCGAAATCAGTACCCCAACAGGATATAACCCTGTTGGGTGAAACTGGACGAATTCCATATCTTCTAGCGGGATGCCAGCTAAAGCAGCCATTGCTAAGCCGTCGCCAGTAGAAGCATAGTCATTAGAAGTAGTGTTAAAAGCTCTTCCGTAACCCCCAGTAGCAAACATCACCGCTTTTGCCCTAACCACCTCAATTAGTCCATCCCGAATCCGGTACATGACTATCCCTTTGGCTTGGTTATCTGACAAAACCAGTTGCATCACGTACCATTCGTCATAAACCTGCACTCCATAGCGGCGCAAGTTATTCACCAGTTCGTGTAAGATAGCATGACCGGTTTTATCGGCGGCGTAGCAGGTACGGCGGTGAGAATGCCCGCCAAAGGCTCGTTGAGCTATTTTGCCATCTGGGAGGCGAGAAAAGAGGACTCCCATGTGTTCTAGGTCAATAATGACATCAGATGCCTCCTGAGTCAGAATTGCCACCGCATCTTGATCGGCTAGATAGTCTGAACCTTTGACTGTATCGAAGGCGTGGGCTTCCCAAGTATCTTGGCGATCGACATTTTTTAAAGTAGCAGCGATTCCCCCTTGGGCGGCGACGGAGTGGGAACGAATGGGGTGGGTTTTGGCGACTACAGCTACATTTAGAGTGGGATTAGTCCGAGTAATTTCTAAAGCGGCTCGACAACCAGCTAAACCGCCACCGACAATAATAACGTCATGTTCTCTCATTTTGGGCAACCAAGCAAGATAAAAAGACGGAAAACACAAAGGTATAAATGTTTACCTTTGTGCCTGAAGCTTATACAGGTTAATTATTGGGGTTTTTAATTATACCCACTTACTTACTGATGTACAGATCTAACAGTGCTAAGTTGTTCCGCATCTAAAGTTGATAATTGGGGCAGGCAGGATGCCACTAGCGTCAACTTAAGGATCAAATAATTGCTGCACCCTGGTTTTGAGCTATAACCGCCAGGGGTTGAAAACCCCTGTCTCATAGCCAAAGTCCTCTAAAGAGGACTCTAAGAAATGTTTTCAGTCCACTTCAGTGGACTTGAGCTATTAGCCGTGAACTTGAGTTCACGGCGGGGTAAAGCTTTCACGTTAAGTTGACACCAATGGCAGGATGCCAACCCCACAAGAGTTTGAATCAATTTAAATATCAATATTAGATGCGTTTGAGCTTACCTCTATACTTCTGACTTCTGTACGGGCGCAACGCGTTGCGCCCCTACCTTCTGACTTCATTTAACTTGTTGCTTGGGCTGGATTTTGTTGAACTACGACGTTTCCTTGGACAGTTTCAGTAGTTTCACTTTCGTCCATAGGTGCCATTTCAATGTGATTAACTAGAGTAGTGACGAACGCAAAGAGCAAAAAGGGTAGAGATAGGACTAAAATTAATCCGACGGTGGCTAGAGCATATATTTGGCGATCGGCACTCCACAAAGCTAAAGCTGACGCTAAGCTAATAAAGATGACAATTAACCAGACAATTACTTGACCGTAGATATCCCCAAAGGACAAGGTGCAAACAAACCGATATTTTGATAGTTTGTCCATCAGCTTCCTCGCAATATTTCTTAAATCTTAGCTTCCCAGAATAGGGCTTTGATTTGTATTTAGGGATTTTTTCAATTTTTCTCAATTCATCGCAACATAAATTTACGATGGGAGTGAAAAAATGAGAGGATCTAACCGGATGTGGGAATCGGGAGTCGGGAGTCGGGATTCGAGAGTTGGGAATCGGGAAAATTAAGCTACTTCGGTGACTACTCGCTTTTTTAAAGACTCAGAACGACGCTTAGCAGTTTGATTCTTAGAATCCAACTTTAAGGCTTGCTGGTACATTTCTAAGGCTTGAGATGTCAGTTGTTTGCGTTCGTATGCATGACCTAAGTTATTTAGAGCCACTACATACTCAGGATTGAGTTTTAATGCTTCTTTATAGTTGCGAATGGCTAAGTCATATTGCTCTTGAGCAAAGTGAGCATAACCAATACCGTTATAAATTAAAGCTTCTTGCTCTGGTTCTACTTCTCCAGCTTTGAGGGCTTTTTGGAATAAGTTCAAAGCTTGACCAAACAGCTTTTTATCTAAGTAAATCGTGCCTAATTCATAATATTCGGCGGGATTTCCTTTCTCTTTAGTCAATTTACCTTGTAGTTTGGTAAGCTGGGTTTCAACATTGCGAGTTTTGAAGATTTGTAAAACAACAGCCACCCCTGCGATCGCCAGCAAAGCCAACAGTACAGAAAGATAAACACTTGGTAAAAGTAAATCCATAGTCGCTTTTAAACTTCGAGTCTTACGTTTTTTAATTATGCCTGGAAAACTGGCAAGTGATGAGAGCGATCGCCTTAATGATAAAAAACTTGACTTTACTGAAGGTTCTCAAGTTGCTGTTTGAGATAACCAATCGGCAGAGCATGAATCGATTCGCGAGCGAAAAATATCCGCTCCTTTTGAGCAAAATTGAGTTCGCTAGCTAAAGCACGCAGAACTTCAGCACCAGCAATCAAATTATCCCTCTTAAAGATCTTTTGGATCTTAGCGATATCAACTTCCGCAATCTTTCTTTGTTCGGGGGTGCATTGACTTAAATCGGGTTTAAACAGAGTTTTTTGGTCGCCGATCGCATTGTTGTAAAAGGTGTTAATATCTTCCGGTCGCAATCTGCCATAACGTGCGATACGTTCTTCTTGGGTTTCAATAGTCTGTTCTGGCTGACAGGGACGAACTAAAGTAAATAGTGCCCAAGAAATCCCGCCGGCTAAGTAAACTCTGGGTAAATTTTGGAGTCCAGGCTTTCTTCCGGCTAGATTTCGGATTTCGGGAATTAATAGCTTGTCTTTTTCGGTAGTTGCAGTAGTGATAAAATCTGCACCTGCTGGACGTTTATCGATGATTTTGGTGAAACTTTTCGTCCCGAAAGGAATTCCAAATGTGGTGTATTTGTCTGGTTGACCTGGCTGAGTGCTTTCCAGGTAAGCTCCTTTAGTGTTACCAGATCCAATATCGATAGTCACAACTTGGTTGCGTCTGGCTGAGGGCACAATCCCGTCAAAAGCCAGGATTGCCTCTTCTTCGACTGAAATAAACTTAACTTTTCTGCCTGTCTCTTGTCC
This genomic window from Merismopedia glauca CCAP 1448/3 contains:
- a CDS encoding tetratricopeptide repeat protein, producing MDLLLPSVYLSVLLALLAIAGVAVVLQIFKTRNVETQLTKLQGKLTKEKGNPAEYYELGTIYLDKKLFGQALNLFQKALKAGEVEPEQEALIYNGIGYAHFAQEQYDLAIRNYKEALKLNPEYVVALNNLGHAYERKQLTSQALEMYQQALKLDSKNQTAKRRSESLKKRVVTEVA
- a CDS encoding succinate dehydrogenase/fumarate reductase flavoprotein subunit; this encodes MREHDVIIVGGGLAGCRAALEITRTNPTLNVAVVAKTHPIRSHSVAAQGGIAATLKNVDRQDTWEAHAFDTVKGSDYLADQDAVAILTQEASDVIIDLEHMGVLFSRLPDGKIAQRAFGGHSHRRTCYAADKTGHAILHELVNNLRRYGVQVYDEWYVMQLVLSDNQAKGIVMYRIRDGLIEVVRAKAVMFATGGYGRAFNTTSNDYASTGDGLAMAALAGIPLEDMEFVQFHPTGLYPVGVLISEAVRGEGAYLVNSDGERFMASYAPSKMELAPRDITSRAIAREIAAGRGIHPDGSAGGPFIHLDVRHLGEQKIMSRIPFAWEESHRLTGIDAVHQPIPVRPTIHYSMGGIATNTDGQVQTSATGLVDGFFAAGEAACVSVHGANRLGSNSLLECVVYGKRTGAAIAQFVQNRKLPEIDEQRYIKAAKAQIQSLLDRSGTMRMYPLRQALQDCMSQYCGVFRTESVMQQGWENLQQLQQQYQQIYLDDKGKLWNSEIVEAFELRSLLVVSQIILASALKRQESRGAHFREDYPQRNDDRWLHHTFAYYSPQGIDLQYVPVNLTMFTPQERKY